In Salmonella enterica subsp. enterica serovar Typhimurium str. LT2, a single window of DNA contains:
- a CDS encoding putative TPR repeat protein (similar to E. coli orf, hypothetical protein (AAC73745.1); Blastp hit to AAC73745.1 (327 aa), 31% identity in aa 16 - 305, 33% identity in aa 29 - 273, 32% identity in aa 19 - 307, 33% identity in aa 47 - 320, 30-1073758628dentity in aa 22 - 312, 29% identity in aa 15 - 312, 34-1073758654dentity in aa 12 - 166) has product MRFSSIFKIIILNIFISKMAHAAVCEERYPADSEECQYVQELEQKAEQGDESAQFSLGSWYAEGRYVKPDYKLAIKWLEKAGKQGSDFSYFILGYHYNYGENFPLSRQKALEWYRKAAELGDSSTQEILGDAYMYGDGFPQNTQLALEWYRKAASPTNDAGVVRGQGSASSAQFKLGVMYAHGQGVPQDYQQTAILMRKAAENMYYPAQLYLGVAYFYGEGVPQDYRQAVYWLNEGIPGSYTPGHIPLNALYDKAHPADRVHSQTWYRKTAQRVMAKVQYNFGVWYYNGYHLLKDHNLALEWYRRAAAQGLAEAQDAIGVMFMQGEGVSQDYQQALAWYRKAARQGLPAAQTHLGIMSAFGRGVAQSDRQAIAWYRKAAKQDFAKAQYQLGVAYSTGRGVPENSRNALKWYLKAAEQGFTPAQSALGEIYAHGRQGVPKDNKQAYIWYYMASMYTEKSKDDCSALIAERNRLKGTLTPDQLSETYAAFNLIWRKIDQSKEAKKIARKKY; this is encoded by the coding sequence ATGCGTTTTTCATCAATTTTCAAAATAATAATATTAAATATATTTATTTCAAAAATGGCTCACGCTGCTGTCTGCGAGGAGCGCTATCCCGCCGACTCAGAAGAATGCCAGTACGTTCAGGAATTAGAGCAAAAAGCGGAACAAGGAGATGAAAGCGCGCAGTTCTCGCTTGGAAGCTGGTATGCGGAGGGGCGATACGTTAAGCCTGATTATAAACTAGCCATAAAATGGCTGGAGAAAGCGGGTAAACAAGGTTCTGATTTTTCCTATTTCATCCTTGGCTATCATTACAACTATGGTGAAAATTTTCCACTTAGTCGACAAAAAGCGCTGGAGTGGTATCGCAAGGCGGCAGAGCTAGGGGATAGTAGTACGCAAGAAATCCTCGGTGACGCCTATATGTATGGCGATGGGTTTCCCCAAAATACCCAGCTAGCGCTGGAGTGGTATCGAAAAGCCGCCTCTCCAACCAATGATGCGGGCGTTGTCCGCGGACAGGGTTCAGCTTCGTCAGCACAATTTAAGCTTGGAGTAATGTACGCCCACGGTCAGGGCGTTCCTCAGGATTATCAGCAAACGGCGATCTTGATGCGTAAAGCGGCGGAAAATATGTACTACCCCGCGCAACTTTATCTCGGCGTTGCCTATTTTTATGGTGAAGGCGTGCCTCAGGATTATCGTCAGGCAGTTTACTGGCTTAATGAAGGTATACCAGGCAGCTATACGCCAGGCCACATTCCGCTGAATGCGCTCTATGATAAAGCGCATCCCGCTGACCGGGTTCACTCTCAGACGTGGTATCGAAAAACAGCGCAACGCGTGATGGCAAAGGTACAGTACAATTTTGGCGTATGGTATTACAACGGTTATCACTTATTGAAAGATCACAACCTGGCGCTGGAGTGGTATCGCAGAGCCGCAGCGCAAGGATTGGCCGAGGCGCAGGATGCGATCGGCGTGATGTTTATGCAGGGTGAGGGCGTTTCTCAGGACTACCAACAGGCGCTGGCGTGGTATCGCAAAGCCGCTCGCCAGGGGCTGCCTGCTGCGCAAACGCATCTGGGCATCATGTCTGCATTTGGTCGCGGCGTCGCGCAAAGCGACAGACAGGCTATCGCATGGTATCGAAAAGCAGCAAAACAGGATTTTGCGAAAGCGCAATATCAGCTTGGCGTAGCATATAGCACGGGAAGAGGCGTGCCTGAAAATAGCCGGAATGCGCTGAAGTGGTACCTCAAAGCGGCAGAGCAGGGGTTTACTCCGGCACAATCAGCGCTTGGGGAAATTTATGCTCATGGGCGCCAGGGTGTGCCTAAAGATAATAAGCAGGCCTATATTTGGTATTACATGGCAAGTATGTATACGGAAAAATCTAAGGATGATTGTTCAGCGCTCATTGCCGAAAGAAACCGACTCAAGGGAACGCTCACCCCAGATCAACTTAGCGAGACATATGCCGCCTTTAATCTCATCTGGCGAAAAATTGATCAGTCAAAGGAGGCGAAAAAGATTGCCAGGAAGAAGTATTGA
- the hnr gene encoding Response regulator in protein turnover (mouse virulence protein; similar to E. coli Hnr protein (AAC74317.1); Blastp hit to AAC74317.1 (337 aa), 90% identity in aa 1 - 337): MTQPLVGKQILIVEDEPVFRSLLDSWFSSLGATTALAGDGVDALELMGRFTPDLMICDIAMPRMNGLKLVENLRNRGDQTPILVISATENMADIAKALRLGVEDVLLKPVKDLNRLRETVFACLYPNMFNSRVEEEERLFRDWDAMVSNPTAAAQLLQELQPPVQQVISHCRINYRQLVSADQPGLVLDIAPLSDNELAFYCLDVTRAGDNGVLAALLLRALFNGLLQDQLGQQKHRLPELGALLKQVNHLLRQANLPGQFPLFVGYYHSELKNLILVSAGLNATLNTGAHQVQISSGVPLGTLGNAYLNQLSQRCDSWQCQIWGAGGRLRLMLSAE; encoded by the coding sequence ATGACGCAGCCATTGGTCGGAAAACAGATTCTTATTGTTGAAGACGAGCCTGTATTTCGCTCGCTTCTGGATTCGTGGTTTTCCTCTTTGGGAGCGACAACGGCATTGGCAGGCGACGGGGTGGATGCCCTGGAGTTGATGGGGCGTTTTACCCCTGATCTCATGATATGTGATATCGCTATGCCGAGAATGAACGGTCTCAAACTGGTAGAAAACTTACGTAATCGCGGAGACCAGACGCCTATTCTGGTTATTTCCGCAACAGAAAATATGGCGGATATCGCCAAAGCGTTGCGCCTTGGGGTTGAAGATGTCTTGCTGAAGCCGGTAAAAGATCTCAACCGCTTGCGGGAAACCGTATTCGCTTGCTTATACCCTAATATGTTTAACTCGCGGGTTGAAGAAGAAGAACGCCTGTTTCGTGACTGGGATGCAATGGTGAGTAATCCGACCGCCGCAGCGCAATTGTTGCAGGAATTGCAGCCCCCGGTACAGCAGGTGATTTCTCATTGCCGCATTAATTACCGGCAGCTCGTCTCCGCCGATCAGCCTGGACTGGTGCTGGATATTGCGCCGCTATCTGATAACGAACTGGCATTTTATTGCCTGGATGTCACCCGGGCGGGCGATAACGGCGTGTTAGCCGCATTGTTGCTGCGGGCGCTATTTAACGGCTTATTGCAGGATCAGCTAGGCCAACAAAAGCACCGTTTACCGGAGTTAGGCGCGCTATTAAAACAGGTAAATCATCTGCTCAGACAAGCCAATTTACCTGGGCAATTCCCGCTATTTGTCGGCTACTATCACAGTGAGCTCAAAAATTTGATTCTCGTCTCCGCCGGATTGAACGCCACCTTAAATACGGGCGCTCATCAGGTTCAAATTAGCAGCGGCGTGCCGCTAGGAACATTGGGTAACGCCTACCTTAACCAATTAAGCCAGCGTTGCGACTCGTGGCAGTGTCAAATATGGGGCGCAGGAGGGCGTCTGCGATTGATGTTGTCTGCGGAATGA
- the purU gene encoding formyltetrahydrofolate hydrolase (similar to E. coli formyltetrahydrofolate deformylase; for purT-dependent FGAR synthesis (AAC74314.1); Blastp hit to AAC74314.1 (280 aa), 96% identity in aa 1 - 280) → MQSLQRKVLRTICPDQKGLIARITNICYKHELNIVQNNEFVDHRTGRFFMRTELEGIFNDSTLLADLDSALPEGSVRELNPAGRRRVVILVTKEAHCLGDLLMKANYGGLDVEIAAVIGNHETLRSLVERFEIPFELVSHEGLTREEHDTKMADAIDAHQPDYVVLAKYMRVLTPGFVARFPNKIINIHHSFLPAFIGARPYHQAYERGVKIIGATAHYVNDNLDEGPIIMQDVIHVDHTYTAEDMMRAGRDVEKNVLSRALYQVLAQRVFVYGNRTIIL, encoded by the coding sequence ATGCAATCACTACAACGTAAAGTTCTGCGTACTATTTGTCCCGATCAAAAAGGCCTTATCGCGCGGATTACCAACATTTGCTATAAGCATGAGCTTAATATTGTGCAAAACAATGAATTTGTTGACCATCGCACCGGACGCTTTTTTATGCGGACCGAGCTGGAAGGCATCTTCAATGATTCCACTCTTCTGGCCGATCTGGACAGCGCCTTACCGGAAGGCTCTGTTCGTGAACTCAATCCCGCCGGACGCCGTCGGGTAGTGATTCTGGTTACCAAAGAGGCGCATTGTCTGGGCGACCTGCTGATGAAAGCCAACTATGGCGGGCTGGATGTTGAAATCGCCGCGGTCATTGGCAACCATGAAACGTTACGCTCGCTGGTTGAACGTTTTGAGATCCCTTTCGAACTGGTCAGCCATGAGGGATTAACGCGTGAAGAGCATGACACGAAGATGGCGGACGCCATTGATGCCCATCAACCGGACTATGTGGTGCTGGCCAAGTATATGCGTGTTTTGACGCCAGGTTTTGTGGCGCGCTTCCCGAACAAAATTATCAATATCCACCACTCATTCCTGCCGGCGTTTATCGGCGCGCGTCCTTATCATCAGGCCTATGAGCGCGGCGTGAAAATCATCGGCGCTACCGCGCACTATGTGAATGATAATCTGGATGAAGGCCCAATCATTATGCAGGACGTGATTCATGTCGATCACACTTACACCGCAGAAGATATGATGCGTGCCGGGCGCGACGTTGAGAAAAACGTATTAAGCCGCGCGCTGTATCAGGTTCTGGCACAGCGAGTCTTTGTTTACGGCAATCGGACGATTATTCTTTAA
- the narI gene encoding nitrate reductase 1, cytochrome b(NR), gamma subunit (similar to E. coli nitrate reductase 1, cytochrome b(NR), gamma subunit (AAC74311.1); Blastp hit to AAC74311.1 (225 aa), 92% identity in aa 1 - 225), with the protein MHFLNMFFFDIYPYIAGSVFLIGSWLRYDYGQYTWRAASSQMLDRKGMNLASNLFHIGILGIFAGHFLGMLTPHWMYEAFLPVDVKQKMAMIAGGACGVLTLVGGILLLKRRLFSPRVRATTTGADILILSLLVIQCALGLLTIPFSAQHMDGSEMMKLVGWAQSVVTFHGGASAHLDGVAFIFRMHLVLGMTLFLLFPFSRLVHIWSVPVEYLTRKYQIVRARH; encoded by the coding sequence ATGCACTTCCTGAATATGTTCTTCTTTGATATCTACCCGTACATTGCCGGATCGGTATTTCTGATCGGTAGTTGGTTACGTTACGACTACGGCCAGTACACCTGGCGGGCGGCTTCCAGTCAGATGCTGGATCGCAAAGGAATGAACCTGGCGTCAAACCTGTTCCACATTGGGATTCTGGGTATTTTCGCCGGTCACTTCCTGGGCATGTTAACGCCGCACTGGATGTATGAAGCTTTTCTGCCGGTCGACGTGAAGCAGAAGATGGCGATGATTGCCGGCGGCGCCTGCGGCGTGCTGACGCTGGTTGGCGGTATTTTACTGCTCAAGCGTCGTCTGTTTAGCCCACGTGTCCGCGCCACCACTACCGGCGCAGATATTTTGATTCTCTCGCTGCTGGTGATTCAGTGCGCGCTGGGCCTGCTGACCATTCCGTTCTCCGCCCAGCATATGGACGGGAGTGAAATGATGAAGCTGGTCGGGTGGGCGCAGTCAGTTGTGACCTTCCACGGTGGCGCATCCGCACATCTGGATGGTGTAGCCTTTATCTTCCGTATGCACCTGGTACTGGGGATGACGCTGTTCCTGTTGTTCCCATTCTCGCGCCTGGTGCATATCTGGAGCGTGCCGGTCGAGTATCTGACCCGCAAATACCAGATTGTTCGTGCACGTCACTGA
- the hns gene encoding DNA-binding protein HLP-II (HU; BH2; H;, NS; pleiotropic regulator; DNA-binding protein H-NS (histone-like protein HLP-II) (protein H1)(protein B1). (SW:HNS_SALTY)), with protein MSEALKILNNIRTLRAQARECTLETLEEMLEKLEVVVNERREEESAAAAEVEERTRKLQQYREMLIADGIDPNELLNSMAAAKSGTKAKRAARPAKYSYVDENGETKTWTGQGRTPAVIKKAMEEQGKQLEDFLIKE; from the coding sequence ATGAGCGAAGCACTTAAAATTCTGAACAACATCCGTACTCTTCGTGCGCAGGCAAGAGAATGTACTCTGGAAACGCTTGAAGAAATGCTGGAAAAATTAGAAGTTGTCGTTAATGAGCGTCGTGAAGAAGAAAGCGCTGCTGCTGCTGAAGTGGAAGAACGCACTCGTAAACTGCAACAGTATCGTGAAATGTTAATTGCCGACGGCATTGACCCGAATGAACTGCTGAATAGCATGGCTGCCGCTAAATCCGGTACCAAAGCTAAACGCGCAGCTCGTCCGGCTAAATATAGCTATGTTGACGAAAACGGTGAAACTAAAACCTGGACTGGCCAGGGTCGTACACCGGCTGTAATCAAAAAAGCAATGGAAGAACAAGGTAAGCAACTGGAAGATTTCCTGATCAAGGAATAA
- the galU gene encoding glucose-1-phosphate uridylyltransferase (similar to E. coli glucose-1-phosphate uridylyltransferase (AAC74318.1); Blastp hit to AAC74318.1 (302 aa), 97% identity in aa 1 - 302): MAALNSKVKKAVIPVAGLGTRMLPATKAIPKEMLPLVDKPLIQYVVNECIAAGITEIVLVTHSSKNSIENHFDTSFELEAMLEKRVKRQLLEEVQSICPPHVTIMQVRQGLAKGLGHAVLCAHPVVGNEPVAVILPDVILDEYESDLSQDNLAEMIRRFDETGNSQIMVEPVEDVTAYGVVDCKGVELAPGESVPMVGVVEKPKADVAPSNLAIVGRYVLSADIWALLAKTPPGAGDEIQLTDAIDMLIEKETVEAYHMKGKSHDCGNKLGYMQAFVEYGIRHNSLGAEFKAWLEEEMGIKK, from the coding sequence ATGGCTGCCCTTAATTCGAAAGTCAAAAAAGCCGTTATCCCGGTCGCGGGATTGGGAACCAGGATGCTGCCAGCGACCAAAGCTATCCCGAAAGAGATGCTGCCGCTGGTTGATAAGCCATTAATTCAGTACGTCGTGAACGAATGTATCGCTGCTGGCATTACTGAAATCGTGCTTGTTACGCACTCGTCTAAAAACTCTATTGAAAACCACTTTGATACCAGTTTTGAGCTGGAAGCGATGCTGGAAAAACGCGTTAAGCGTCAGCTTCTGGAGGAGGTTCAGTCTATTTGCCCTCCGCATGTCACTATTATGCAGGTACGTCAAGGGCTGGCAAAAGGCCTGGGCCATGCCGTATTGTGCGCGCATCCCGTTGTCGGAAACGAACCTGTCGCTGTTATTCTGCCAGACGTTATTCTTGACGAATATGAGTCCGACCTGTCTCAGGATAACCTGGCTGAAATGATCCGCCGTTTTGACGAAACCGGCAATAGCCAGATTATGGTTGAGCCGGTAGAAGATGTGACTGCATACGGCGTGGTCGATTGTAAAGGCGTTGAGCTGGCGCCGGGCGAAAGTGTGCCGATGGTTGGCGTGGTTGAAAAACCAAAAGCGGATGTCGCGCCGTCTAACCTTGCGATTGTCGGGCGTTATGTGTTGAGCGCGGATATCTGGGCGTTGCTGGCGAAAACCCCTCCGGGCGCCGGGGATGAAATTCAGTTGACCGATGCTATCGATATGCTGATCGAAAAAGAAACGGTTGAAGCCTACCACATGAAGGGTAAAAGCCATGACTGTGGTAATAAGTTAGGATATATGCAGGCATTCGTTGAATATGGCATCCGTCATAATTCGCTGGGTGCTGAATTTAAAGCCTGGCTTGAAGAAGAAATGGGTATTAAGAAGTAA
- the ychJ gene encoding putative cytoplasmic protein (similar to E. coli orf, hypothetical protein (AAC74315.1); Blastp hit to AAC74315.1 (152 aa), 78% identity in aa 1 - 152), with translation MSQPCPCGSADEYSLCCGRIVSGERVAPDPSHLMRSRYCAFVMKDADYLIKSWHPTCNAAAFRDDIIAGFANTRWLGLTIFEHTWSEAENTGYVSFIARFSEQGKNGAIIERSRFIKENGQWYYIDGTRPQLGRNDPCPCGSGKKFKKCCGQ, from the coding sequence GTGTCTCAGCCTTGTCCCTGTGGTAGCGCTGACGAGTATAGCCTATGTTGTGGTCGTATTGTGTCCGGAGAACGAGTAGCACCCGATCCGTCACATCTCATGCGCTCTCGTTACTGCGCTTTTGTGATGAAAGACGCAGATTACTTAATTAAGAGCTGGCATCCAACCTGCAATGCGGCCGCGTTTCGTGATGATATCATCGCCGGATTTGCCAATACCAGGTGGCTCGGCCTGACTATTTTTGAACATACCTGGTCAGAAGCAGAAAATACAGGGTATGTTAGTTTTATCGCGCGTTTTTCCGAACAAGGGAAAAACGGGGCGATTATCGAACGTTCTCGTTTTATCAAAGAAAACGGTCAGTGGTATTATATTGACGGTACCCGCCCGCAGTTGGGTCGAAATGATCCCTGCCCGTGCGGTTCAGGCAAAAAATTTAAAAAGTGCTGCGGCCAGTGA
- the tdk gene encoding thymidine kinase (similar to E. coli thymidine kinase (AAC74320.1); Blastp hit to AAC74320.1 (205 aa), 92% identity in aa 1 - 204), with translation MAQLYFYYSAMNAGKSTALLQSSYNYQERGMRTVVYTAEIDDRFGAGKVSSRIGLSSPAKLFNQNTSLFEEIRAESARQTIHCVLVDESQFLTRQQVYQLSEVVDKLDIPVLCYGLRTDFRGELFVGSQYLLAWSDKLVELKTICFCGRKASMVLRLDQDGRPYNEGEQVVIGGNERYVSVCRKHYKDALEEGSLTAIQERHRHI, from the coding sequence ATGGCACAGCTATATTTCTACTATTCGGCAATGAATGCGGGTAAGTCGACTGCACTGCTGCAATCTTCATACAATTATCAGGAACGCGGGATGCGTACCGTCGTATATACGGCGGAAATCGACGATCGTTTCGGCGCAGGCAAAGTCAGCTCTCGTATCGGTTTGTCGTCGCCGGCAAAATTGTTTAACCAAAATACATCCTTGTTTGAAGAGATTCGTGCCGAGAGCGCGCGGCAGACAATACATTGCGTGTTAGTCGACGAAAGCCAGTTTTTGACTCGCCAGCAGGTTTATCAATTATCCGAGGTTGTCGACAAATTAGATATTCCAGTACTTTGCTATGGGCTACGAACAGACTTTCGTGGGGAGCTCTTTGTCGGCAGCCAATACTTGCTGGCATGGTCAGATAAGCTGGTGGAATTAAAAACTATCTGTTTCTGCGGTCGTAAAGCCAGTATGGTTCTGCGCCTTGATCAGGACGGCAGGCCTTATAACGAAGGCGAACAGGTGGTTATTGGCGGGAATGAACGCTACGTTTCAGTTTGCCGTAAGCATTATAAGGACGCGCTGGAGGAGGGCTCACTGACGGCGATTCAGGAGCGTCATCGGCACATATGA
- the narJ gene encoding nitrate reductase 1, delta subunit (chaperone required for molybdenum cofactor assembly in nitrate reductase 1; similar to E. coli nitrate reductase 1, delta subunit, assembly function (AAC74310.1); Blastp hit to AAC74310.1 (236 aa), 88% identity in aa 1 - 236), producing the protein MIELVIVSRLLEYPDAALWQHQQELFDALASSENLDKEDAQTLGVFLRDLTAQDLLDVQAAYSELFDRGRATSLLLFEHVHGESRDRGQAMVDLMAQYEQHGLQLDSRELPDHLPLYLEYLAQLPKSEALGGLQDIAPILALLSARLQQRDSRYAVLFDLLLKLANTVIDSDKVAEKIANEARDDTPQALDAVWEEEQVKFFADQGCGESEISAHQRRFAGAVAPQYLNITTGGQH; encoded by the coding sequence ATGATTGAACTCGTCATTGTTTCGCGTCTGCTCGAGTACCCGGATGCTGCCCTGTGGCAGCATCAGCAGGAGTTGTTCGATGCGCTCGCGTCATCTGAGAACCTGGATAAAGAGGATGCCCAGACTCTGGGCGTTTTCCTGCGCGATTTAACCGCGCAGGACCTGCTGGATGTACAGGCCGCTTATAGCGAACTGTTTGACCGTGGTCGCGCCACATCGCTGCTGCTGTTTGAACATGTACACGGGGAATCCCGCGATCGCGGTCAGGCGATGGTTGACCTGATGGCACAGTATGAGCAGCACGGTTTGCAGCTCGACAGTCGCGAACTTCCCGATCATCTGCCGCTGTATCTGGAATACCTTGCGCAATTGCCGAAAAGCGAAGCGTTAGGGGGTTTACAGGATATCGCGCCGATTCTGGCGCTGCTCAGCGCACGTTTGCAACAGCGTGACAGCCGTTATGCGGTGCTGTTCGATCTGCTGTTAAAACTGGCGAATACCGTTATCGACAGCGATAAAGTGGCTGAAAAAATTGCGAATGAAGCACGTGATGATACCCCGCAGGCGTTGGATGCGGTCTGGGAAGAAGAGCAGGTGAAATTCTTCGCCGATCAAGGGTGTGGCGAGTCGGAAATCTCCGCTCACCAGCGTCGTTTTGCCGGGGCCGTGGCGCCGCAATATCTGAATATCACCACCGGAGGACAGCACTAA
- the ychK gene encoding putative phosphoesterase (similar to E. coli orf, hypothetical protein (AAC74316.1); Blastp hit to AAC74316.1 (314 aa), 83% identity in aa 14 - 314): MRKMKIGLALGSGAARGWSHIGVIKALKQAGIDIDIVAGCSIGSLVGAAYACNKLSALEQWVCSFRYWDVLRLMDVSWGRGGLLRGERVFNHYRDIMPVTDFDHCSRRFGAVATNLSTGRELWFTEGDLHLAVRASCSMPGLMSPVEHNGYWLVDGAVVNPVPVSLTRALGADIVIAVDLQHDAHLMQQDLLSVNVGNINEESDDALPWHKRLKERFSSLTSRRGVSSPGAMEIMTTSIQVLENRLKRNRMAGDPPDILIQPFCPQISTLDFHRAHAAIAAGQLAVEKKMDELIPLVRTDV, from the coding sequence ATGAGAAAAATGAAAATAGGGCTGGCGCTGGGATCTGGCGCAGCGAGAGGATGGTCTCATATTGGGGTCATCAAAGCCCTCAAGCAAGCAGGCATTGATATTGATATCGTTGCAGGATGCTCAATAGGTTCACTGGTCGGCGCCGCGTATGCCTGTAATAAATTATCGGCGCTTGAACAGTGGGTATGTTCATTCCGCTACTGGGATGTTTTACGCCTGATGGATGTATCCTGGGGCAGAGGAGGGTTGCTTCGCGGCGAACGCGTATTTAATCACTATCGGGATATTATGCCCGTCACGGATTTTGACCACTGTTCAAGACGTTTTGGCGCGGTCGCGACGAATCTTAGCACGGGACGAGAGCTATGGTTTACTGAAGGCGATCTACACCTTGCTGTACGCGCGTCGTGCAGTATGCCAGGGCTGATGTCTCCGGTTGAACATAACGGTTACTGGCTGGTAGATGGCGCAGTCGTTAATCCGGTACCTGTTTCGTTAACCAGGGCGCTGGGGGCTGATATCGTTATTGCGGTAGACCTGCAACATGATGCCCACCTCATGCAGCAAGATTTGCTCTCTGTAAATGTCGGGAATATCAATGAAGAGAGCGATGATGCGCTGCCCTGGCATAAGCGTTTAAAAGAACGTTTCAGTAGCCTGACTTCACGCCGTGGCGTGAGTTCGCCTGGGGCAATGGAAATCATGACAACCTCCATCCAGGTGTTGGAAAATCGTCTTAAACGTAACCGTATGGCTGGCGATCCGCCTGATATTCTCATTCAACCATTCTGTCCGCAAATCTCTACGCTGGATTTTCATCGCGCCCATGCCGCTATTGCGGCGGGTCAGTTAGCCGTAGAGAAAAAGATGGACGAACTTATACCCTTGGTGCGTACCGACGTTTAA